The following are encoded in a window of Methanobrevibacter sp. V74 genomic DNA:
- a CDS encoding helix-turn-helix domain-containing protein: MNYRYIFMEKFNNKIEKHLELSEITDMLKEYREDYNVYRRLLIIHMVANGESIAKASKNINISRKTGERWVRQYNENGVDGLFSNYSNCGRKSYLTDQQLKELNEIITGNEEKYNLKDVQNLIEEKYGITYSEKQIWVITRQKLNLNYGKTIH, translated from the coding sequence ATGAATTATAGATATATATTCATGGAAAAATTCAATAACAAAATTGAAAAACATTTAGAACTTTCTGAAATTACAGATATGTTGAAAGAGTACAGAGAAGATTATAATGTTTACCGACGTCTTTTGATAATTCACATGGTTGCAAACGGTGAAAGTATTGCTAAAGCCTCAAAAAACATTAATATTTCAAGAAAAACTGGTGAACGATGGGTTAGACAGTATAATGAAAATGGTGTTGATGGTTTATTTTCAAATTATTCCAATTGTGGAAGGAAATCTTACTTGACTGACCAACAATTAAAAGAATTAAACGAAATAATAACTGGGAATGAAGAAAAATATAATTTAAAAGATGTACAAAATTTAATTGAAGAAAAATATGGAATAACATATAGCGAAAAGCAAATATGGGTCATTACAAGACAAAAACTAAATTTAAACTATGGAAAAACCATTCATTAA
- a CDS encoding Ig-like domain-containing protein: MKKQLKVFVLTMMILLICCVGQVSATNDNSSLTYDGDEIIVNDIDNENILSSVNNNQKSSEEFYEVHVGQNITEDGGNGSYENPFATLDLACIDVNGKGNVKINIFDGIYYVGSNLKFNTSNLLMQSINGGNVIIKPVNSNSYSQSLGFVSASSNFTFSNITFDAKDYGYVQNYTPISGNYSWFNVVKGKFMDGKFHNCTFLNFYRTYVLSYHSPFEFINCKFSKCDIILEKYYFNVKALFKYCILDKDPESHFFARMMTTSQIGMLKDCWFCQNTLPNYVVTLSGQMTYYPSGTWAIGKCLVSSYAVFSICEKYLGNNKYEIIGKLMRNGTNEVIKNIRPMVVNLSSNTGELAWTAILENGTFKVIYTSNSSNNKITAKLDEQIINLNFKNIGINASCNNIHPTENANITVNLPEAISGIVNVTINNKTHSLSINNEALVNVTINDLDEGNYTANIYFFDKVNHIHGLTSVNFIVSKVDDYQIYVIAPSEIKVGENATLKIIVPADANGNIDVFVGDKNYTKELTNSTINIDIPNLVFGNNNLIVKFSGNKKYREKTKNVIVTVDKINPLINILIPSDVKVGDEVNITFNLANDATGNLTVELNNIKQNLTIINGVSTLNLSFSEEGTYILILNYKGDDKYCSNENTTCIKVSKVQIVNIDKVLDINSFKDNSLYFAINLPLDATGNLTVSVGGKNYVETLVKGNAKIKILELCEGEHNVNIAYSGDDKYESFAKNISVSILETKLVGNNVVTFYTSGNIFKVRLTQGNMALSGKTIIFKVNSQKIFAKTDKNGFASFIINLNPSSKKYTITSLYNGIKTTNKITVKSIVIAKNLKLKKSAKTLKIKVYLKKINGKYLKGKKITLKFNGKIYNVKTNKKGLATFNIKKNILKKLKIGKKYTYKVSYLKDSVSKKITVKK, translated from the coding sequence ATGAAAAAACAGTTAAAAGTTTTTGTTTTAACAATGATGATTTTATTAATTTGTTGTGTTGGGCAAGTTAGTGCAACAAATGATAATAGTTCATTAACCTATGATGGAGATGAAATAATTGTTAATGATATTGATAATGAGAACATATTAAGTTCAGTTAATAATAATCAAAAATCATCTGAAGAGTTTTATGAAGTTCATGTTGGTCAAAACATCACTGAAGATGGAGGTAATGGTTCTTATGAAAATCCTTTTGCAACTCTAGATTTAGCATGTATTGATGTTAATGGCAAAGGTAATGTAAAAATTAATATATTTGATGGAATTTATTATGTTGGATCAAACTTAAAATTTAATACAAGTAATTTATTAATGCAATCCATTAATGGTGGAAATGTTATTATTAAACCAGTTAACTCTAATAGTTATTCACAGTCACTAGGATTTGTTTCTGCGTCTTCTAATTTTACATTTTCTAATATTACTTTTGATGCAAAAGATTATGGTTATGTACAAAATTATACTCCAATTAGTGGTAATTATAGTTGGTTTAATGTAGTGAAAGGTAAATTTATGGATGGCAAATTTCATAATTGTACTTTTTTAAATTTTTACCGTACTTATGTTTTATCTTACCATTCTCCTTTTGAATTTATTAATTGTAAGTTTAGTAAGTGTGATATAATTCTTGAAAAATATTATTTTAATGTTAAGGCATTATTTAAATACTGTATTTTAGATAAAGATCCTGAGTCTCATTTTTTTGCAAGAATGATGACTACATCACAAATAGGAATGTTAAAAGATTGTTGGTTCTGTCAAAATACTCTTCCTAATTATGTTGTTACCCTTAGTGGGCAGATGACTTATTATCCTTCAGGTACGTGGGCTATTGGTAAATGTTTAGTTTCAAGTTATGCGGTATTTTCTATTTGTGAAAAGTACTTGGGAAATAATAAATATGAAATCATTGGTAAATTAATGAGGAATGGTACAAATGAAGTTATTAAAAATATAAGACCTATGGTGGTTAATTTATCTTCAAATACAGGTGAATTAGCATGGACTGCAATTTTAGAAAATGGTACTTTTAAAGTAATTTACACTAGCAATTCTTCAAATAACAAGATCACTGCTAAATTAGATGAACAAATAATTAATTTAAATTTTAAAAATATTGGCATTAATGCAAGCTGTAATAATATTCATCCTACTGAAAATGCAAATATAACTGTAAATTTGCCTGAGGCTATATCTGGCATTGTTAATGTTACTATTAATAATAAAACTCATTCTTTAAGTATAAATAATGAAGCTTTAGTTAATGTAACTATTAATGATTTAGATGAAGGTAATTATACGGCTAATATTTACTTTTTTGATAAAGTAAATCATATTCATGGTTTAACTTCAGTTAATTTTATTGTATCTAAAGTTGATGATTATCAGATTTATGTAATCGCTCCAAGTGAAATCAAAGTTGGTGAAAATGCAACTTTAAAAATTATTGTGCCTGCTGATGCTAATGGTAATATTGATGTTTTTGTAGGGGATAAAAATTATACAAAAGAATTAACTAATAGTACTATTAATATTGATATTCCAAATTTAGTTTTTGGAAATAATAATTTAATTGTGAAGTTTTCTGGAAATAAAAAATACAGAGAAAAAACAAAAAATGTTATTGTAACTGTTGATAAGATTAATCCGTTAATTAATATCCTAATTCCTAGTGATGTTAAAGTGGGTGATGAGGTAAATATAACCTTTAATTTAGCTAATGATGCTACTGGAAACCTAACTGTTGAGCTTAACAATATAAAACAAAATTTAACTATTATAAATGGTGTTTCAACTTTAAATTTAAGCTTTTCTGAAGAAGGAACTTATATCCTAATTTTAAATTACAAAGGTGATGATAAATATTGCTCAAATGAAAACACAACTTGTATTAAAGTATCTAAAGTTCAAATCGTTAATATTGATAAAGTATTGGATATAAATTCTTTTAAAGACAATAGCCTATATTTTGCTATTAATTTACCTTTAGATGCAACTGGTAACTTAACAGTTAGTGTTGGTGGTAAAAATTATGTTGAAACTTTAGTAAAAGGCAATGCTAAAATTAAAATCCTTGAATTATGTGAAGGTGAACACAATGTTAATATTGCATATTCTGGGGATGATAAGTATGAATCATTTGCTAAAAACATTTCTGTATCTATTTTAGAAACTAAACTGGTTGGAAATAATGTGGTAACATTTTATACAAGTGGAAATATATTTAAAGTTAGATTAACTCAGGGAAATATGGCTTTAAGTGGCAAAACAATAATTTTCAAAGTTAATAGTCAGAAAATATTTGCAAAAACTGATAAAAATGGATTTGCTTCATTTATAATTAATTTAAATCCAAGCTCTAAAAAATACACAATAACATCATTGTATAATGGAATTAAAACAACTAACAAAATAACAGTAAAAAGCATAGTGATTGCTAAGAATTTAAAACTTAAAAAATCAGCTAAAACACTTAAAATCAAAGTTTATTTGAAGAAAATCAATGGAAAATATTTAAAAGGAAAAAAAATCACTTTAAAATTTAATGGCAAAATATATAACGTAAAAACCAATAAAAAAGGACTTGCAACCTTTAATATTAAGAAAAACATTCTTAAAAAACTAAAAATTGGGAAAAAATACACTTACAAAGTAAGTTATTTAAAAGACAGTGTAAGTAAAAAAATTACAGTTAAAAAATAG
- a CDS encoding Ig-like domain repeat protein translates to MIWTFLIVYVIPSISNHKSNSLTVISTREYIFISKNYGNDANNGLSRSNPVFSIKKAIELSKNCKNILIMDGDFYEEDLQINNDLTIKGEGNAKFIGSISKSMFSVNASNFTIKNMNIVNLTGNTFVKQNNGNLIILKCLIMDNLVSKFIDSTSVEIVNSIIMNNNAVIVYNNGFASIKNSILINNKKDIISGNIENINVNYNWWGNNLNNLTKPNNLKMDNWLILNITSNSDSLEQNQVTLVQFGFNLVNGDEYLDFPKFNLKIIPVNGSINKNITDCYSTVEYTLTELYDGSLTASYNGIFTTINFKFLKSDPNISFKAKNVMYGDNLVVEVKLPNDISGNLTVCVGNLTQVKEIANANTIFIFENLKAGNYPIIINYTGDKKYLPQIKTTSVTVSKYNSFTKILINEFVVGGDVVLNITVNDDATGNVSISVNGVVNTLILENAKASYTMKNVSRGDYFIRTIYSGDDKYLSSESSYNLEVDNLNSTMDAVIEDITYGEMVTIQITLNDNATGNVSATIDGKTNTSSVVNGKSTITFENIDAGIKNVVIFYTGDDTYFNKTIINNFTINKTNLSFNISSSSIKIGQDAIIYISVPPKVSGTFTINGVTLKIPLSGNLVYIIEDLEIGEYTFVATYSGNNYFTVSNSTTFSVSDYPNSQWVNEGFDTSNSGKSIYDSEVNGNVFWNQTIGGEIVGSLMIDYEGNIYVATKSRIYSFTSNGTPRWNCSYGTHDGNFSGITIGRDVIISPKSGDTLYFINQTTGEIYGSSNIYQGSSLFSPIIDSNANLYIVSEYQVSSNNYNLVIVPFKAWKHGGQIKIVDLGNVKPIASPTLNDDIIVVLSQNTLRVIDAKTLKTIFIKSGNYAKVKPVIGEGNIIYTIHDDFIVAYNSSGARMWKTKVTGGVGNKIILNHEKGVYSVNSQGKLYKYDLISGIESLVSDLSISSGVLIDNNGNLYFASGKMFYGINSDGKVLWKSDLGCKITGNPIMNADGMIYVTSEDNSIFALNSSELINPNLSVFVENGTAVGDVRIIITLNNQASGNISFKIGEKIYEYIIDKGVFQITIPNLPIGNYSINVTYSGDMRFNKVSKLASFVVKDIPMINMNNKIQSDGNSIFTISLPDDAIGNLTIYVDGTAYIINLVKGSALLKIPDLSSGNHNISIIYLGDDKYAANIHYCVVNIPPVKLSGFDVIMPYTSGVKYKVRLTWGNVNLVGKTITFMVNGKKTQAKTDKYGYASFKINLNPSSKKYTVISMYNGVKTTNKITVKSIISAKNLKVKKSAKTLKIKVSLNKINGKYLKGKKITLKFKGKIYNAKTNKKGLATFNIKKNILKKLKVGKKYSYNVSYLKDNANKKIAVKK, encoded by the coding sequence TTTTCATTTCAAAAAATTATGGAAATGATGCTAATAATGGATTATCAAGGTCGAATCCTGTTTTTTCAATTAAAAAAGCAATTGAACTTTCTAAAAATTGTAAAAATATTTTAATTATGGATGGGGATTTTTATGAAGAAGATCTTCAAATAAATAATGATTTGACAATTAAAGGTGAGGGTAATGCTAAATTTATTGGTAGTATTTCAAAGTCTATGTTTAGTGTAAATGCCAGTAATTTCACTATTAAAAATATGAATATTGTTAATTTAACTGGAAATACTTTTGTTAAACAGAATAACGGTAATTTAATTATTTTAAAATGTTTAATAATGGATAATTTAGTATCTAAATTTATAGATTCTACTTCTGTTGAAATAGTTAATTCTATAATTATGAATAATAATGCAGTTATAGTTTATAATAATGGATTTGCATCAATTAAAAATTCGATTTTAATAAATAACAAAAAGGATATTATTTCTGGTAACATTGAGAATATTAATGTTAATTATAATTGGTGGGGTAACAATTTAAATAATTTAACTAAACCTAATAATTTAAAAATGGATAATTGGTTAATTTTAAATATTACTTCAAATTCAGATTCTCTTGAGCAAAATCAAGTGACATTAGTTCAGTTTGGTTTTAATCTGGTTAATGGCGATGAATATTTGGATTTTCCTAAATTTAATTTAAAAATTATCCCAGTTAATGGAAGTATTAATAAAAATATTACAGATTGTTATTCTACAGTGGAGTATACCTTAACAGAGTTATATGATGGGTCTTTAACTGCTAGTTATAATGGAATTTTCACCACGATTAATTTTAAATTTTTAAAATCTGATCCTAATATTTCATTTAAGGCTAAAAATGTTATGTATGGTGATAATTTAGTTGTTGAAGTCAAACTTCCAAATGATATTAGTGGCAATTTAACAGTTTGTGTTGGCAATTTAACTCAGGTAAAAGAAATTGCAAATGCTAATACAATATTTATTTTTGAAAATTTAAAAGCAGGTAATTATCCAATCATTATTAACTATACTGGAGATAAAAAATATTTGCCTCAAATTAAAACAACTTCGGTTACAGTATCTAAATATAATTCTTTTACTAAAATTTTAATTAATGAATTTGTGGTTGGTGGTGATGTTGTTTTAAATATCACTGTTAATGATGATGCTACAGGTAATGTAAGTATTTCAGTAAATGGTGTTGTTAACACATTAATTTTAGAAAATGCAAAAGCATCATATACCATGAAAAATGTAAGTAGAGGGGATTATTTTATCAGAACTATTTACAGTGGAGATGATAAGTATTTATCTAGCGAAAGTTCATATAATCTTGAAGTAGATAATTTAAATTCAACTATGGATGCGGTAATTGAAGATATTACTTATGGCGAAATGGTTACTATACAGATTACTTTAAATGATAATGCTACAGGGAATGTAAGTGCTACAATTGATGGTAAAACAAATACATCTAGTGTTGTCAATGGAAAATCAACAATAACTTTTGAAAATATTGATGCTGGAATCAAAAATGTTGTAATATTTTATACTGGTGATGATACTTACTTTAATAAAACAATAATTAATAATTTCACAATAAATAAGACTAATCTGTCATTTAATATTTCATCCAGCAGTATAAAAATTGGTCAGGATGCAATTATTTATATTAGTGTTCCTCCAAAGGTAAGTGGAACATTCACTATTAATGGAGTTACATTAAAAATCCCATTATCTGGTAATTTAGTTTATATAATTGAAGATTTAGAAATTGGTGAATATACATTTGTTGCAACATATTCAGGTAATAATTATTTTACTGTTTCTAATTCCACCACATTTAGCGTATCGGATTATCCTAATTCCCAATGGGTAAATGAAGGTTTTGACACTAGCAATAGTGGAAAATCAATATATGATAGTGAAGTTAATGGTAATGTATTTTGGAATCAAACTATCGGTGGTGAAATTGTTGGTAGTCTGATGATTGATTATGAAGGCAATATTTATGTAGCAACAAAATCTAGAATTTATTCTTTTACAAGTAATGGAACTCCAAGATGGAATTGTTCATATGGAACACATGATGGTAATTTTTCAGGAATCACAATTGGTCGGGATGTAATAATTTCACCAAAATCTGGAGATACATTATACTTTATAAATCAAACAACTGGTGAGATTTATGGGAGTTCTAATATATATCAAGGATCTAGTTTATTTTCACCTATTATTGATTCTAATGCAAATTTATACATTGTTAGTGAGTATCAAGTTTCATCAAACAATTATAATCTTGTTATAGTTCCATTTAAGGCTTGGAAGCATGGTGGACAAATTAAAATAGTTGATTTAGGTAATGTAAAACCTATTGCTTCACCAACACTAAATGATGATATTATAGTTGTTTTATCCCAAAACACTCTTAGAGTAATTGACGCTAAAACGTTGAAAACTATTTTTATCAAAAGTGGAAATTATGCTAAAGTAAAGCCGGTTATTGGTGAAGGAAACATAATTTACACGATTCATGATGATTTTATTGTTGCATATAACAGTTCTGGTGCTCGAATGTGGAAAACAAAAGTAACTGGAGGTGTTGGAAACAAGATAATTCTGAATCATGAAAAAGGAGTATATTCAGTTAATTCACAAGGTAAATTATATAAATATGATTTAATTAGTGGTATCGAATCTTTAGTTAGTGATTTGAGTATAAGTTCTGGTGTTTTAATAGATAATAATGGAAATTTGTATTTTGCTTCTGGTAAAATGTTTTATGGAATCAATAGTGATGGTAAAGTTTTGTGGAAGTCTGATTTGGGATGTAAAATAACTGGAAATCCAATAATGAATGCTGATGGTATGATTTATGTCACTTCTGAGGATAATAGTATTTTTGCATTAAATAGTTCTGAATTAATTAATCCTAATTTATCTGTTTTTGTTGAAAACGGTACTGCTGTTGGTGATGTGAGGATTATAATTACTTTAAATAATCAAGCATCAGGCAATATCTCTTTTAAAATTGGTGAAAAAATATATGAATATATTATTGATAAAGGAGTATTTCAAATAACTATTCCAAATTTACCAATTGGTAATTATTCAATTAACGTCACATATAGTGGTGATATGAGATTTAATAAGGTTAGTAAATTGGCTAGTTTTGTTGTTAAGGATATTCCAATGATTAATATGAATAACAAGATTCAATCTGATGGAAATTCAATTTTCACTATTAGTCTACCTGATGATGCAATTGGGAATTTAACTATCTATGTTGATGGTACAGCTTATATTATAAATCTTGTCAAAGGTAGTGCTTTATTAAAAATTCCAGATCTATCTTCTGGAAATCATAATATTTCTATTATATATCTTGGGGATGATAAATATGCAGCGAATATTCATTACTGTGTTGTAAATATTCCTCCTGTGAAGTTATCTGGCTTTGATGTTATAATGCCGTATACTAGTGGGGTTAAGTATAAAGTTAGACTAACTTGGGGAAATGTAAATTTAGTTGGTAAAACCATAACTTTCATGGTAAACGGTAAAAAAACACAAGCTAAAACTGATAAATATGGTTATGCTTCATTTAAGATTAATTTAAATCCTAGTTCCAAAAAATACACCGTAATATCAATGTATAATGGAGTTAAAACAACTAATAAAATAACAGTAAAAAGCATAATATCTGCTAAAAATCTAAAAGTTAAAAAATCTGCTAAAACACTTAAAATTAAAGTATCTTTGAATAAAATCAATGGAAAATATTTAAAAGGCAAAAAAATCACTTTAAAATTCAAGGGCAAAATATATAACGCAAAAACCAATAAAAAAGGACTTGCAACTTTTAATATTAAGAAAAACATTCTTAAAAAATTAAAAGTTGGAAAAAAATACAGTTATAATGTATCTTACTTAAAGGATAATGCAAATAAAAAAATTGCAGTTAAAAAATAA